TGGCGGTCCTCATGCATATCAGTTATTTAGCTACAGATTGACACCTCCGCCTATCTGGGGTACTGTATCCCTTATGCATACAGTTTCATTGTGACATCTCAATGTCCCTTTGCACTCAGTTGACTACTCTCTCCAAAGAAAGTTTTGTAATTCATATTTGAACTAATATGTAGATACATTGTGTGTGTATCTATCATTCCACATTTGATAGTGTATGCAAAACAATGTACCAGCCTTACAACTGAACCAGCCATACACAGAGACATGGGTTGTACATTCTGCTCCTAGTTACATGCATCTCTGCTCTTATCTGGTGTTTGGGGATCAACTGAAGTTGAGGTGTGTTTTAATATAAAATGACAACAAGGGGGTAGAATGTGGCTCTGACGTTGAAGTAGAGTATTTACTTAACACTGTAATCGAGTCATTTTTTGTACTGGTCTGCGTTGTTTAGATCAGGTGCTATAGCCTTCATTGAAAAACAATTGTTTGCCTTTTAAATATTGTAAATTATTTGTTGTCCTGTGTTTAATCTTAGGCATTCTTCTTTGTTTTTTCTTTAGATTCTTAACTACTGAGTGAGCTGTATTTATGTTTTGAATGGAGGTTCTATTTATTTTTGGAAGGACTGCCGTTATTGTAACCTGACCATTTTTGTGGTTACTTTTGAATAGTCTTTCAGTTAATCTTTACTTGTTGACAGTTGAGTTTATTTAATTGAAATTAAATAAAATAGTTTTCTCCATATTCATGAGGTGGTTTCATTAACTAATATGCTATCTTTCATAGTTGGCAAATAATATATCTTATCACCTTAATTGATAAAAGGCTTGATCCTGCAATTGCAATAATGACGATACATTTTGAATGTACAATTGCTTTGTACAGTGAGTAATGTGGTTGCCTTTAAACCAGACATGACAAGAATtatgagcagagaggagagctgcGCCTTAATTCCCTTACTTCCTTAGTAGTTCAGATCAAGGAAATTAACAAGGTAATAAAGCAGCTTTGGTTTACTATTGTGATAGATGTCGTCGGAAAAAAGATACAGAAGCATTGTAAAGCTATCACTTAGAGTAATACTTTTATTATCACAGGACAGTTGAACATCAACCTGTCAAACATTACCATAGTTAAGCCCCTTTGTGCATGGCTGTCTTCTAAATGTATAGCCTTAGGTGACTGTTGGACTTTTGACCTCAAGTCTTCTGAGGCGAAAGGGTATCCAGGTTAAGTAGTTTTCTGATGATGCACAATCAGGTCCAGTAGAGTGGATTACGGTGGCGGGGATTACTGAATGATTGAATGAATTATTGACCTCATTGTTCTTAATTGAtttacctgtataaataaaggtgaaataataaacaAGTAACAAATTGGCACCAATGACTGCTATCTATGGCTACATTCTGCCCTTCATCTAGCCACAAACGAAAACTGTCTACTACAATGTTCCCAGTAAGAATTAAATTAGAGCAGATTATTATACGATTTCCATAATTCAAATCTGAATAAAGAAAATTCATCGGCCATTGTTTGAGGAAGATTGGTTAACTGGTTCAGGATGTGAAACGTAATCGGTGAGAGAACAATACAGTGAGTCTAAGAGAAATGACTTGTGGCCCCGTTCAGacacaacccctagcccctacactAGGCTCTGGGATCTGACTGGCCCTGTTCAGATACAACTCCTAGTTCCTACACTAAGaacttgtgtagatctgaaagAAATTGACATGTTTCAGCAAGAAGGCACATTCCTCCTTAGCCTAATCAGAGGGCAAAGTGGATCTGGCATCTACCATGTTCTGTACATGTGTATTTTATGACCTGTAATGAGTTTCTAATGACAATTTCTGTGGAAACAGACAAACTTATCTTCTCACTACCAAATTGCTTAACCCTATCCACTTTTGGATCAACATGAAGTGTCTAGGAAGTAGAGACGACATGGGTTGGTTCTGGATGGAAACCACGTTTCTTTAGAAAGAGCAGTTGACAAAGTGTTAGTGACAGCCTTGTGCAAGTGTTGAAGCCAGCGTCCTCTTCCAAGTTCAAAATCTCCACATGAACGTGTGCACTAatctccccctgtccctcctaTTTATAACTGCTTTAAGAAAGAGGAAGGGCAGCAATGAGATTAGATCAGAGCCTCATGGATCTTCTGCTCAAATGACTTTTACTCTTCTTCCCCACATAACGGTCCTCATCAGGAGAAGAAAAGGAGGCTTTGTTCTTCCCCGTGTTGCCCTTTGGACTTACAGGACCACAACTGAGAAGTACTGCACGAAGTAATGCCACTGAATGGGATAACTGGGCCTAGATGATTTTTATAAGACGCTTCTGGTGGCTCGGCAAGGTGCACTGAGTCGATGGAGCTGTTTTTCCGGCAGTGTTTCCTCCCTTGTTCTTCTGTTAACGTCTGATGAAGACTGCACCCTGGTTGATACGACTCGCACTTCTGAGTGTTGAAACTGCGTAAATTCCCTTTGCGTTTTCTAATATTCTTGTGCGCTATTGTTATCCCATTTGGGACTGGTTGGTTTCTATGCACAATTAACAGCCAGCACTCACAGAAAACCTAACAAAAGTGTCTTGAAAGTGCATCATGGATGCTAATAGTGCTCAGCTAAAGACTAAGCTGAAAGAGCGACGCTCTACCATCAATGTGCTGGGAGCCAGTTTCTCACAGTCCATTGAGAAAGAAAAGGCCTTCTATTTCTCCCAGGGCAGTTCTGTTAAGCCATGGAACTCTTTGGAACACCTGGACAGCCCTGCTCCTGCGGGCCAGATCCCAAGACACCAAAAAGAGACGTTGAGACCACAACAGAACATTAACATCAACGTAGGGGGAAAAGTCTTTCACATTCCCAAGAAGATGGCCGTCAGATTCCCTCGCACACGGATAGGCTCCTTGGCCCTGTGCACAGACCGCGTCAAACAGCTCACTCTGTGCGATGACTACTCGGTGCTCAGCAACGAGTTCTTCTTCGATCGCGACCCAACTTTCTTTTACTACATCTTTCATTTCTACAGCAGTGGCGTTCTGTGGGTGATGCAGGAACTGTGCCCTATCAACTTCGAGGAGGAGATGCAGTACTGGGGCCTGAGCTGGAATGACACCCAGCGCTGTTGCCGCATCCTGTTTGAGGAGAAGGTGGATGAACTCCGGGACAATCTGAAGGTGGAAAAGGAACTCTTAGCGGAGATCGAGATAAAGCATGATGAGGAAGGTTACAAGACCATGTTCCTGGGTGGAATTCGCAAAGACCTCTGGGACCTGATGGAAAACCCTTACTCCTCGCTGTCGGCCAAATCCTTTGCAGTTTTCTCTAGCCTCCTGGTGCTCATCTCCATCGTGGCTATGACCCTCAACACTGTGAAGGAACTGAGGTCCCACACCCTCTCTGGCAAGACCTACCTGGAATGGGTAGAGATTTTCTCTATTCTCTTCTTCACAATCGAGTACTTCATGCGGCTTGTTACGACTTGTGACATAAAGCACTTTGTCAAAAGCTCCCTGAATTTGGTGGACCTGGTCGCCGTCATGCCCTACTTTATCCAGCTGATATTTGAAGCGTTTGCCAACGTGGAGGACCTCAGTGCCCAGGAAGATCTCAAAACCCTGGCTCATGTCAGCAAGGTCAGCAAAGTGCTCAAAGTTGTCAAGCTGATGCGCATCTTTCGCATCCTGAAGCTGGCCCGTCACTCCACCGGCATGAGGGCGTTTGGGTTCACCCTGCGCCAGTGCTACCAGCAGGTGTGTTGCCTTTTCCTCTTCATCGCCATGGGCATTTTCATGTTCTCTGCCCTCCTGCATTCGGTAGAACGGGATGTCGAAGGCTCTCCATTCAGGAGTATTCCTGATACCTGGTGGTGGGCGACTGTGAGTACCCAAACTTGTACTCAGACTTGAATGTAAATTATACTATGTATGTGGCTTTTGGTTGACTTACTTGACTTTGTCCTTGATGCTACATCTAACCTTAAAATATATTGTTTGAACAGTACAACATAAATACCGTTTTTCATATGGTTGAGAAATAACCAATAACCAATAACCTCTGTAGTTACATACTCAGCATAGGGGTGTTATTTCCTCCCCCAATTATCTTTTGACATATAAAATGACAAGGGGCATATTGGACACCAACAGGGGGCATATTGCGTAGGGATGTTATTTCCTCCCCTAATCATCTCTTCCCCCTATATAAAACCCATGAGAACTAATTTCAAACCAGCATTTCTGGTTTGACAACAGAGAAGCATATCATGTTTGTGTGCGGCccaatgtactgtatatcaagTTTAGATTCAGATTAAATACTTAAAGGATTAGTACTCTCTGATGTAATCCTAGTACATGTGAAATACAAACTGAATTGCAATTATACTGTTCTTGTCACGGCATTTTGGACTTGTGGGGAAAGTTGAAGGGCAGTATTTTGTTGCAGATCCTCATGGATCATTTGATATGTATTACACAATTGTGCAACTTCCCAATTTTTACATTCACTTCCTTAGTCTCTATTGTATTGAGTCTGACATTCCATACCATTTCCACCTCCTATATGCTAACAGTAATTTTTCAGGGACAAGTTTAATTTTACCATTACCTCTAAGGGACAAAACAAAAGGTTAAAACAAGATATCAAATAACACAACCAAGGTAAATGACAATAATGTTAATACTTCAATCTTGAGACTTCCTTCCACACTATCTTCACTACATACTACTGTTATAACCATAGTGTCATTATTAACATAAAACATGTTGACAACGACAGAGGAAGGCAAGCTCTGAGAGTGTGTCCCTCTAACCCCGCATTACAGGTGAGCATCTCCCAAGTGGGTTATGGGGACGTGGTGCCCGTATCCCTTCCTGGCCGCGTGGTGGCATTCTCCTGCATCTTCTTCGGCATCATTCTCAATGGCAtgcccatctctctcctcttcaacaAGTTCTCAGACTACTATGCCAAGCTCAAGTACCAAGAGTCCACCTCAACCAGTGTGAAACGCCGCTTGATGCTCAAGGCCCGTCTCCGTCGCAAACTGGACGTGTGCTTCAATCCCTCTATGGGCGACCTGGAGGAAGGCAGGAGCCACTGAGCTCTAGACAGGATGCACTTTTTTGACATTGCAGGGGGTATTTCAAGACTTCTTTACCAAATCACCAGTGGGTCTGGACTAATAGGAGTGAAATGGAGCTAATGATAAGGACAGGGGACACACAAAGCAGACTCATAGAGAGGATGTACAAGGGAGGATGTGGGTGTCACCTCATGTCGGGAACTGATACTGCGATCTTGAGAAAATTCCTGATACTGTAGAGCAGTTCCTGTAAAGTCAATGGTATGTGGTGTATTGTGCATAGTGTGTTTAAGCGTGCAGACCAGAGTGTTGTAAGTTACAGTACATTGTAAATGCAGTATACCATGTTGCAATCTTTGCTCTATTTACTTGCACAAATTAAAGCCGATTCTTGTCATAGTCTATCATGTCATGACTCTTATCACTGCTTATCATAAGCGTGTGTAATCTTTatgaatgtatatatatttttaaaactttTCTATTTAAACACTTCATTGCACACAGTCAAATCACAAGTTAATTTACCTCAAATGGTGTCAAATGTAACACTATGGTCCCACCCTCATTTTGTGTTAAAACTACTCTGGTCATGGTGTTATTTTTGGAGTTAAAACCACACAATTGTGTAAATATCCAACTCTCAGAGTTGCTTAAATTTAACTCCAATGGCCATTTTCCTCTTCAgtagaattgtttttatttttatcataTCCCTATTTTACACTTTTCTGTGTTTGGAATTAACAATCAACTACAGCAGAGTACATTTCTCTTTCAGTTTACTTCCTTTGAGTTATAAGGGTTTGAAGCCTTATTTGAATATTTCTTAGTGTCACATTATATGCTGGTTTGTAATGTGATATCCAATCTCTGTTGGAAGCCCACTTACAGGAAAATGTGCTGCACTTTTAAATCACTCAACTTGCATTTAGAATGCCTGACGGAGTAGAGAAGAAAATGCAGAATATAAAGACTAGCGATGGGTTCTTTTGCGAACaaactactttttttttttgaatggCTCTTTTTGTCCGAACTCAACGTTTTTAACACCTGTAACTGCTATTTCCTGCAACCTAGAGCAAAAAATGGCCCTATGTGATAACAAATAGTTATTTTAAGAAGGTTGTGCTGAGGTGGTGGGGCTCAGTTATCAAGTTAGCTAAGCAGTTGTGTTGTCAAATATGATCATTATTGGCCTCATTCCACTTTTTAGTACAACCATTCATGACAAATTGTTCACCTATATTTGAACATTGTCTACAATTAGTGTCATCTTCAATTAAAATATTAACTTCCACGGTAAACCTATAATGCCTTAGGCTCTTTTCCCTCTCAGTCTCGACTGTAACCCCAGACCCATTCTCTATAACATTAGCGGCGGGCTCATTCTCCGGTGGTGCTGACAAAggtccagcagcagcagctgatAACTGCGTTTTacacttagctagctaaccaactaggCAGTAATCAGACACTCACTCGGTCAGAGAAGTATGGCTAAGTTACAAACTAGATATTGCGTTAGCCAACGTCGGCTGACTCCATCTACTCCTGTCTATAGGTCTTCTTCTAGGTTCAAAACAATATGGCTATAGTCAGGTAGTTCATTGTCAGAAGAAACCCACTCACACACTGCAATCTAGTGCAGTCAAAAAGTATTCCATAAGCACATCGTTCCAAAAGTATTCACCTGAATCTTCGTCAAGCATGGACAACGTTCTAGTTCATATTTTTATGGTGCACGTGCAGCCCAGAAGTATATAATCGATTTATATCCCCAATTCACAATGTCAGATTGAAAATATAAGTGacataacagattcatacataTATATGCACTACTCATtgttttttaggggggggggggttatagtgAAACATGTACTTTAAGTCTGTTCTCAGGTGGTgagtcaggtagtcctggggggCGGGGGGCAGATGAAGGGTGAGACTGTTGCAGCTATTGGTAGATGGCCTTCACTTTGTTTTGAAAGGAGGCCAGAAAACTGTCAGAGGTCGGTGTTGATTGTGATAGAGGGTTTGTCCAGTGGGCGGAGAAGTTTGTTGTTGGTTGAGAAGAGCAGTATTGGGTTTCCTTGTTCATTCCTTATGATGTTGGAGAAATAGGCAGATTTTATTGTGGCAATTGAGTCCTTGTGTACGTGTTttttttgtaggcctccttatgGACGATGAGCCCTGTCTGTTTGTAGCGCTGTTCTAGTTGTCATCCTTTGGCTTTCATGGAAGGAGTGTACCCTGGCATTGGGATGTTGGAGACCACCCTTATTTTAAGGGGGGCCAGAACATCCAGGTGGGAGGAGAGCTTGCTCACTGTTGTAATGAGCCAGCAGGTCAGTCACTGAGGATACATTAGGGTCAGTGGTGTCATGTGATTGCAGTAGATCCATTAGGTCAGCAGTGGGGATCCTTTTAGCTATTTCTGTAGGAAATTGTGCACTTGTTGGTAGGCTTGGGCATGGGGGCGGACACACTGAACAGTATGGCCTTGTGGTCAGATGGTCAGATGGGTATTTCCAGACCTGAGAGGTTGGAGGGAGCCGTGGCAGTTGTGCACACAAGGGAAAGTACATTGGTGGGGTAGTTGACATGCTGTGTGAAGTTGAAGCAATTCAACAGGGCCATAAAGTTTCTGTCAAAAGCACATCCATCAGTCCACATGCATGTTAAAGTCCCCTAGCAATTGTGTGGCAGGACACAAGGAGCAGACCGATGTTAGGCACTCAGCTAACTCAGAGAGGAAGACTAGAGGTTTTAGGTGGCTGGTAAATTGGTACTATAAACATTTATTGAGGGCCAGATAATGTACAGGCTATGCATTGAAATGTTACCTGCAATACAGGTGTGACTTTGATCTTCAAGTCAAACCAATGAAGGACAGCAAGCCCACCTACGACCCACAGCATGAGGTTTGTCAAGGTAAACAGACAGATGTTGCTTGGTTAAGCAGGTAATAGCAATTGGGTGGTTGCATGTCTATTAGGCACAAAACATCAATACATTTGTCCACAATGTCACTGATGAGTAGGGCTTAGTTGTTCAGGGATCGAGTATTAAAAACAACAAAATTGCCAGGTGACTGGCAAATGAAGTGGGGACTGGCGAGTGGAGTGGGCTTGGATGGCTCGGCATTTGGGCAATGTTATTAAATTGCTGAGGTCAACACCACAACATTCAGCTGCGGTAGGGGAAGACAGGGAGACACAGTTCTGTGTGGACTCTTTTGGCTTATGAGGGGATTTAGTACCATCTTGCAGTCTTCTGTTGGATTTTTTTCCCCCGTAGGATTCCAAGTTGAGGACCCGTTTTGAGTTCCTTACTAAGGGTTTGTTTAATCCTCTTGAAACCACGATGGAATCCTGAGTAAAAGATGTGTGTCCCCCATTCCTGTACTTTGTAGTCCTCCAGGAGATCATAGGTTAATCACTTCAATGCAGGTGTCCAAAGCAGGTATTCAATGCAGGAATTCAAACGATCAGTAATTGATGAGCTAATCTAAAACAAAAGGTTATTTAAGAAAAATGCACCTTAACTCAACTATAAATTGCTAATACAATTAACTCAGTGTGCTTCATTCTGTAGCTAGaagactcctgatatctccaggcAGTGGGAACACTGAGGGCCTTCAGAGAAGGCCTAATGATTTATAAAACATTTACAtgtcaagtttggacacatactcattccagggttttatttgtattttctttattgtacaataatagtgacaagttcaaaactatgaaataacatatggaattatgtagtaaacaaaaaagtgtaaaacaaatctaaatatatttgagattcttcaacgtagccaccctttgccaatagtgtgcaaagctgtgaaaggtattctctcaaccagcttcatgaggtagtcacctggaatgcatttcaattaaaaggtgtcccttgttaaaagttaatttgtggaatttctttccttcttaatgtgttggAGGATTGTGTTgcgacaaggtagggttggtatacagaatagaagtccatattatagcaagaacagctcaaataagcaaagagaaacaacatcattactttaagacatgaaggtcagtctatctggaacatttcaagatattttaaagtttcttcagtcacagtgcagtcacaaaaaccagcaagagctatgatgaaactggctctcatgaggaccgccacaggaaaggaagaccgagTTACCTGCTGTGGAGGATAAGAtccttagagttaccagcttcagaaattgctaaataaatgcttcagagttcaagtaagacacAACTCAACAtaaattgttcagaggagactgcgtgaatcagaccttcatggtcgaatttctgcaaagaaacccctactaaaggacaccaataagaggtgtgatggtttgggggtgctATGCTGGTGACGATGTCAGTAGAGGAAGAGCGGAGAGAGACTGCAATTCGATTGGAAGGGAATAAGCAAACAATCAAACTTTTAATCGGTGTGGCTGCGGTTCGGCATGGCTGTACTGTGACTGGGTCAGAGATGGTAGGAGATAGTGATAGAGAAGAAAGCAAAGCAAATTTGGAGTACAAGCGGGAGAGGTCTATGGAGGCGGAGATGAAGAAAAGGAAGTTTGAGGAGAGCAACATAGTTTCCAACACCAGCAGCATTTTGGCGGTAGAGAGTTCTAAGGAGTAAGGGCAAGATACCTCGTGACGGGATCATGGAGGTGAGAGGAGCATAAAGGAATTCTGAAGTTGGAGTTGGGATGATGAGCCCAATAAGGTTGACGGCTGTGATTGGGGAAATTGCCAATTCTAAAGTGTTAAGAGATGGGAGCTTGTTGGTGTTCTAAATTAGATAGCTATCTATAGGCTACTCACCATACTATAGGCTACAGATCTGAACCATCACTAGAATAGTTATTTATATGTTATTGAGTAGGCCTGTATCTTTGTTGAATCTAATTATTAATCTAACAATACAAATCCTTATTGTTTTGTAAGGTATGTAAGGTATTTTATATGTTGCAATAAAGTTGACTAAAGTAGTAGCATTTTTTTAAACGTATTTTCACTTGGTAATGACTAATAAGTAATTATATAGAAATTGCTTATAGGTAACTATAAAGTTACACTTCACTTTAAATAGCTAAATCATGTGTAACAACTAGCAAAAACATTGTACTTATGCAGGTATGTACTCTGTGTATCACTGTTTATTTTCTCACTTGGATGACACTTTCAGAAGCTGATGATTAGATTGTCAGAATGGTTAACGTACTTTGTTGGTACACTTCAAGTAAGTACACGTCAAGATACACTTAATTATAAATAGATAAATCCTGTGTAACCCATATTAATTACATTGTACTCATGCAGATATTACACATACTCTGTATTGCACTTGTGGGTTTATCCTCTCACTTGGATTCTGCTTCCAGAAGCTATACAATTAGGGTCAGGATGGCTAATGTACTATATAAGTACACATAAGTAcacatgggctcccgagtggtgcagtgcaagaggcgtcactacagtccctggtttgaatccaggctatatcacatccggccgtgattgggagtgtcatagggcggcgcacaattggcccagcgtcgtccaggtttggctggggtaggctgtcattgtaattaagaatttgttcttaaatgacttgcctagttaaacaaaggtaaaataaaaagctGGACGTAATGACGTCACAACTTTAAACAAAATACATAGAATGTCGAAATAAAATGAAGTGGTTGAAGTGTTTATATTACCCATTTagtcaaaatcaaataaaattgtattagtcGTGGGGAAGACGTCaccgatgcacttattgatgaagccaatgactgatgtggtgtactcctcaatgtcatcggaggaatcccagaaaatattccagtctgtgctagaaaaacagtcctgtagcttagcatctgcttcatctgaccacttttttttattgatcgagtcactggtgcttcctgctttaatttggcttgtaagcaggaatcaggaggatataattattgtcagatttgccaaattgagGGTGAGGTAGAGCTtggtacgtgtctctgtgtgtggagtaaaggtggtccagagtttttttccctctggttgcacatttaacattctgatagaaatttggtaagactgatttaagtttccctgcattaaagttcccggccacttggagtgccgcctctgggtgagcgttttcctgtttgcttatggcggaatacattGATTGCGGTCtgagtgccagcatcagtctgtggtggtatgtaaacagctatgaaAATTATAGATGAAAATTCTCtatgtagatagtgtggtctacagcttatcatgagatactctacctcaggcgagcaaaacctcaagacttccttagatatcgtgcaccagctgttatttacacaAATGCATAGGCCGcagccccttgtcttaccagacgccgctgttctatcctgccgatacagcatataaccagccagctgtatgttgataatatcgtcgtcgttcagccacgactccgtgaaacataagatattacagttttgaatgtcccgttggtagtttactCTTCcacgtaggtcatcgattttattttccaaagattgcacgttttcTAGCAGAATGGAAtgcagtgggggtttattcgattgcctatgaattctcagaagg
This window of the Oncorhynchus clarkii lewisi isolate Uvic-CL-2024 chromosome 1, UVic_Ocla_1.0, whole genome shotgun sequence genome carries:
- the LOC139372715 gene encoding potassium voltage-gated channel subfamily V member 2-like, which produces MDANSAQLKTKLKERRSTINVLGASFSQSIEKEKAFYFSQGSSVKPWNSLEHLDSPAPAGQIPRHQKETLRPQQNININVGGKVFHIPKKMAVRFPRTRIGSLALCTDRVKQLTLCDDYSVLSNEFFFDRDPTFFYYIFHFYSSGVLWVMQELCPINFEEEMQYWGLSWNDTQRCCRILFEEKVDELRDNLKVEKELLAEIEIKHDEEGYKTMFLGGIRKDLWDLMENPYSSLSAKSFAVFSSLLVLISIVAMTLNTVKELRSHTLSGKTYLEWVEIFSILFFTIEYFMRLVTTCDIKHFVKSSLNLVDLVAVMPYFIQLIFEAFANVEDLSAQEDLKTLAHVSKVSKVLKVVKLMRIFRILKLARHSTGMRAFGFTLRQCYQQVCCLFLFIAMGIFMFSALLHSVERDVEGSPFRSIPDTWWWATVSISQVGYGDVVPVSLPGRVVAFSCIFFGIILNGMPISLLFNKFSDYYAKLKYQESTSTSVKRRLMLKARLRRKLDVCFNPSMGDLEEGRSH